The following are encoded together in the Equus przewalskii isolate Varuska chromosome 14, EquPr2, whole genome shotgun sequence genome:
- the LOC139075660 gene encoding uncharacterized protein C2orf78-like produces the protein PSYWTHRSLTAATQTSSGIVSSSLGSAVDASSSFLAMSENFQNPSLLGTPNSLQLSLPVVSDAASLAGSVCNFSRVSAPAVSSGWLLPSASGTSSQPLMGSAYLYQHSSTTTLSGVTGQSQSSTSAASYPGLFEWGVPGSTAQESSSLGDCTLTVTGHDTAVSSMYMAAQYDRTSGANNPVPLYPSLSTSLVQGTPSRVPNQGHSLSLPYQEGSQVYYCGHGTLGPLLSGELGPCLQSYGSVSYTGAGASAPQPEMVLVLKEIQPTHGLPPASTSGVYYAASAPAIPQTRFQVVETSLGMETSLGLQPPSQKIYLQQAPEFPKSCSSRNTQMLQSDPPAELGDVSLTAPDKTSNSDLLALSPNPKNWDEFNTKLAKPLDPDQIPIQNQEPLLQPLEIPDILQLLACIDPLGPEDHPASENADLGKGSLSLEGQGTLDNGTEASGGFADIATLMEDGHLPQLFDPLKDLDQPQGPELIQAKDTGAIESIQLQQKISGRKAASEYTRKNKHQASEPLDGAPKAKIQPKDPECLSGGDRAPENEAEHSNSKPQKAAPSRISTTKSHGQERTKRTRGNNPKKAGESRQSGTEVRVEEKPMMPKMKRRKNQPELSQETFRRPRTSLGRHMLESVQVFHALGRKSEKNTGPSSSRALGTSSNPKHPQPCPAIKPWLDKPLEGQCPEETQVKAQKAESSAEKECPPPSRDELPPPGKVRLVPLPFLSVDKPPARPVPRRPQALASHRPAVADPARPASTNSAQPTAVNSTHPAPASLTGPARPARPISTNPARPGWTNPTRPSDPQCPASRPAPYRTASCTSLQQEPVATAVPMLQAPPKPPAQYLLEDFSRQPIPWRKPDIPGPVMSEPITQEQRPEREAMKRQAQQEREKAAKYTSRGKVQFFTEREKEMEISRYYGYAI, from the exons CCTTCATACTGGACACACCGCTCTTTGACGGCAGCCACTCAGACTTCCTCTGGTATCGTCTCCTCATCTCTTGGATCTGCGGTTgatgcttcctcttcttttctcgcCATGTCAG AAAATTTCCAGAATCCATCCTTACTTGGAACTCCAAACTCCCTGCAGCTCTCTCTACCTGTGGTGAGCGATGCAGCTTCCCTAGCAGGAAGTGTCTGCAATTTCTCCAGAGTCTCTGCTCCAGCCGTCAGTTCAGGATGGCTACTGCCATCAGCCTCGGGCACCTCTTCCCAGCCACTCATGGGCAGCGCCTACCTTTACCAACATTCTAGCACAACCACGCTGTCTGGAGTGACTGGCCAGAGCCAGAGCTCCACCTCAGCTGCTTCCTATCCGGGTCTCTTTGAGTGGGGTGTCCCAGGAAGCACTGCACAGGAGTCCTCTTCACTCGGAGACTGCACTCTGACTGTCACTGGCCACGACACAGCGGTTTCTTCCATGTATATGGCAGCACAGTATGACAGAACTTCAGGTGCCAATAACCCGGTCCCACTGTATCCATCTCTTTCCACCAGCCTTGTTCAGGGAACACCATCTCGGGTTCCAAATCAGGGACACAGCCTGTCACTTCCCTACCAGGAAGGAAGCCAGGTGTACTACTGTGGTCACGGCACACTGGGGCCTCTGCTGTCTGGAGAACTTGGCCCCTGCCTGCAGTCCTACGGCTCTGTGTCCTACACAGGAGCCGGGGCCTCTGCTCCTCAACCAGAAATGGTGTTGGTACTAAAGGAGATTCAGCCCACACATGGCCTTCCACCAGCCTCCACCTCTGGGGTCTACTACGCTGCGTCTGCTCCAGCCATCCCACAAACCAGATTTCAAG TGGTGGAAACGTCCCTGGGGATGGAGACTTCCCTGGGGCTGCAACCGCCAAGCCAGAAAATTTACCTACAGCAAGCTCCAGAATTCCCCAAATCCTGCAGTAGCAGAAATACCCAGATGCTGCAGAGTGACCCACCAGCTGAGCTTGGGGACGTGTCACTGACAGCTCCAGACAAGACGTCTAACAGTGACCTCCTGGCACTGTCTCCAAACCCAAAGAACTGGGATGAGTTTAACACCAAACTTGCAAAGCCCCTGGATCCCGACCAGATCCCAATACAAAACCAAGAGCCTCTACTACAGCCTTTAGAAATTCCTGATATTCTCCAGCTCCTGGCCTGCATCGATCCCCTCGGACCAGAGGACCACCCTGCTTCCGAAAACGCTGATCTGGGAAAGGGTAGCCTGAGTCTTGAGGGCCAAGGGACACTGGACAACGGGACCGAGGCTAGCGGTGGCTTTGCAGACATCGCTACACTGATGGAGGATGGTCACCTTCCCCAACTATTCGACCCCTTGAAAGACCTTGATCAACCCCAAGGCCCCGAGCTGATCCAAGCCAAAGACACAGGAGCCATCGAGTCCATCCAGCTGCAGCAAAAGATAAGTGGCAGAAAGGCTGCCTCCGAGTACACCAGGAAGAACAAACATCAGGCCTCTGAGCCTCTCGATGGTGCTCCCAAGGCCAAAATCCAGCCAAAGGACCCGGAGTGCCTGTCAGGGGGAGACAGGGCTCCTGAGAACGAGGCCGAGCACTCCAACAGCAAACCTCAGAAAGCTGCACCCAGCAGGATCAGTACAACTAAGAGCCATGGGCAGGAAAGGACCAAGAGGACCAGAGGAAACAACCCCAAGAAAGCCGGAGAGAGTCGGCAGTCAGGGACTGAAGTCAGGGTGGAAGAGAAGCCAATGATGCCCAAGATGAAGCGGAGGAAGAATCAGCCCGAGCTGAGCCAAGAAACCTTTAGGCGGCCTCGAACCAGCCTCGGCCGGCACATGTTGGAGTCGGTGCAGGTGTTTCATGCTCTGGGGAGGAAGAGTGAGAAGAACACCGGGCCCTCTTCGTCCCGGGCCCTGGGAACCTCCAGCAACCCCAaacacccccagccctgcccagctaTCAAACCGTGGCTGGATAAACCACTGGAGGGTCAGTGTCCTGAGGAAACTCAAGTCAAAGCCCAGAAAGCAGAGAGCAGTGCTGAAAAGGAGTGTCCACCTCCATCCCGGGACGAGCTGCCACCTCCTGGGAAGGTCAGGTTGGTACCTTTGCCTTTTCTGTCCGTGGACAAGCCTCCAGCTCGACCTGTTCCTCGGAGGCCACAGGCTCTGGCCTCACATCGGCCTGCTGTGGCAGACCCTGCCCGGCCTGCTTCCACCAACTCAGCTCAACCAACTGCAGTCAATTCCACCCACCCAGCTCCTGCATCTTTGACAGGTCCTGCCAGACCAGCTCGGCCAATTTCCACCAACCCCGCTCGACCAGGTTGGACCAACCCCACCCGGCCTAGCGACCCTCAGTGTCCTGCTTCAAGGCCTGCACCTTACAGAACAGCATCTTGCACTTCTCTCCAGCAGGAGCCCGTTGCCACTGCTGTGCCCATGCTCCAGGCCCCGCCCAAGCCTCCCGCCCAGTATCTACTGGAGGATTTCAGCAGGCAACCAATTCCATGGAGGAAACCCGACATTCCAGGGCCAGTGATGTCAGAGCCCATCACACAGGAACAGAGGCCAGAGCGGGAGGCCATGAAGAGGCAGGCTCAACAGGAGCGTGAGAAGGCTGCCAAGTACACCTCTCGGGGGAAAGTGCAGTTTTTCactgagagggaaaaagaaatggaaatttctcGATACTACGGCTACGCGATATAA